A section of the Petrimonas sulfuriphila genome encodes:
- a CDS encoding S9 family peptidase, translated as MVMATTGLLLSCNNEQKSDTDSKNLGEAIGRSKIKVENGLITPEVLYSFGRIGSVEVSPDKSKILYQVTYVDIKQNKTNPELFVMNTDGSDKKQLTVTNARESNPQWISGGKKVAFISNESGTSQIWIMNPDGSGMKKITDVEEGITGFVFSPDNKKVLFIKNVKVGEAIKDKHPDLPEASGRIVDNLMYKHWDSWVEEIPHTFVADFSDDKVSNIIDLLQDEPYEAPMLPFGGIEQLAWSPDGKTIAYTSRKKTGKEYAVSTNSDIFFYDVESGKTTNMTEGMMGYDVNPQFSPDGSKLAWQSMERDGYEADKNRLFVMDLATGDKTYVTENFDYNTDAFVWNTDNKTLYLVACVEAKTQLFSADIRSKQISPITKGKHDYASVALGNGKLIAKRHSMSQPDEIYSVELTNGQATEISFENKHILEQLTMGETEERWIETTDGKQMLTWIVYPPDFDSTKTYPALLYCQGGPQSTVSQFWSYRWNLQMMAANGYIVVAPNRRGLPGFGQEWNEQISGDYGGQNMKDYLSAIDALAQEPYVDETRLGCTGASYGGFSVYWLAGNHDKRFKAFLSHAGIFNLEAQYLETEEMWFANWDMGGPYWDKLNAVAQKTYATSPHRFVDKWDTPIMITHGELDYRILASQGMMAFNAAQLRGIPSRMLIFPDENHWISKPQNGILFQREFFRWFDQWLKPGGKVNTQ; from the coding sequence ATGGTAATGGCAACGACTGGACTGTTACTCTCATGTAACAACGAACAGAAATCGGATACTGATTCAAAGAACCTGGGGGAAGCTATAGGGAGATCAAAAATAAAAGTGGAGAATGGGTTAATAACCCCGGAGGTTTTGTATAGTTTTGGACGTATAGGAAGTGTGGAAGTGTCTCCGGACAAGTCGAAAATACTTTATCAGGTTACCTACGTCGATATTAAACAGAACAAGACCAATCCCGAACTTTTTGTGATGAATACTGATGGGAGCGATAAAAAACAATTAACAGTCACCAATGCCAGAGAGAGCAATCCGCAATGGATCTCGGGGGGGAAGAAGGTCGCGTTCATAAGCAACGAAAGCGGGACATCACAAATATGGATCATGAATCCCGACGGTAGCGGAATGAAAAAGATAACCGATGTGGAGGAAGGAATAACTGGTTTTGTTTTTTCACCAGACAATAAAAAGGTGCTGTTCATCAAGAACGTAAAAGTGGGGGAGGCCATAAAAGATAAGCATCCCGATTTGCCGGAGGCATCGGGCAGGATCGTGGATAACCTGATGTACAAGCATTGGGACAGTTGGGTGGAAGAAATCCCGCACACGTTTGTGGCTGATTTCAGCGACGATAAAGTATCGAACATTATTGATTTACTCCAGGATGAGCCTTATGAGGCCCCCATGCTGCCTTTTGGCGGGATAGAACAACTGGCCTGGAGCCCCGACGGGAAAACCATCGCATACACCTCCCGTAAAAAAACAGGAAAGGAATACGCCGTTTCCACCAATTCCGATATCTTTTTTTACGATGTGGAAAGCGGAAAAACAACAAACATGACCGAAGGAATGATGGGTTACGATGTGAATCCGCAGTTTTCGCCCGACGGTTCAAAACTTGCCTGGCAAAGCATGGAGCGTGACGGATATGAGGCCGATAAAAACAGGCTGTTTGTGATGGACCTGGCAACGGGTGATAAGACGTATGTGACGGAGAATTTCGACTACAATACCGATGCATTTGTCTGGAACACGGATAATAAAACCCTTTATTTGGTGGCTTGCGTTGAAGCCAAAACGCAGCTGTTCTCTGCCGATATCCGGTCGAAACAGATTTCGCCAATAACCAAAGGCAAGCACGACTATGCATCCGTTGCGCTTGGAAACGGAAAGCTTATAGCAAAACGCCATTCCATGTCGCAACCCGACGAGATATACTCCGTTGAACTTACCAACGGGCAAGCCACTGAAATTTCGTTTGAGAACAAACACATCCTGGAGCAGCTGACCATGGGCGAAACGGAAGAGCGCTGGATTGAGACTACTGACGGAAAACAGATGTTGACCTGGATAGTTTATCCGCCTGACTTCGATTCTACAAAGACTTATCCGGCATTGTTGTATTGCCAGGGCGGTCCTCAAAGCACGGTAAGCCAGTTCTGGTCTTACCGGTGGAACCTGCAAATGATGGCCGCCAATGGATATATTGTTGTGGCGCCCAACCGTCGTGGGTTGCCGGGATTCGGACAGGAATGGAACGAACAGATCAGCGGTGATTACGGTGGGCAGAACATGAAAGATTATCTCTCCGCCATCGATGCTCTCGCTCAAGAACCGTATGTTGATGAAACCCGCTTAGGCTGTACCGGGGCAAGTTATGGCGGCTTTTCCGTTTACTGGCTTGCCGGTAATCACGACAAGAGGTTTAAAGCATTCTTGTCGCATGCGGGAATTTTTAATCTGGAAGCGCAATATCTCGAGACCGAAGAGATGTGGTTTGCCAACTGGGATATGGGAGGGCCTTATTGGGATAAATTAAATGCAGTAGCGCAGAAAACATACGCTACGTCCCCTCATCGCTTTGTGGATAAATGGGACACGCCTATTATGATTACACACGGCGAACTTGATTATCGTATCCTGGCGTCACAAGGAATGATGGCGTTCAATGCGGCACAACTTCGTGGAATTCCTTCGCGGATGCTTATTTTTCCCGACGAGAATCATTGGATTTCGAAGCCGCAAAACGGAATTTTATTTCAGCGTGAATTTTTCAGGTGGTTCGATCAATGGTTAAAACCAGGAGGGAAGGTAAATACACAATAA
- a CDS encoding helix-turn-helix domain-containing protein: protein MDIVNIEAKTFEAMLSKFESFAARMEHLCRLHSDKDMKEWLDNQDVCLLLNISPRTLQTFRDNGTLAYSQINHKIYYKPADVERILPLVEKKRKQVAYKTGRKI, encoded by the coding sequence ATGGATATTGTAAATATTGAAGCTAAAACATTCGAGGCGATGCTTTCGAAATTCGAGAGCTTTGCAGCCCGAATGGAACATCTCTGCCGCTTGCATAGCGACAAGGACATGAAAGAGTGGTTAGACAATCAGGACGTATGCCTACTTCTGAATATATCTCCGAGAACGTTACAAACATTTCGGGATAATGGAACGCTGGCTTACTCCCAAATCAATCACAAGATTTATTACAAACCTGCCGACGTGGAACGTATTCTGCCACTCGTTGAAAAAAAGCGGAAACAGGTGGCATATAAAACAGGGAGGAAGATATAA
- a CDS encoding MobC family plasmid mobilization relaxosome protein: MENRERNKRKRGRPAKEKTKLSTSINLKLTEADFNRIREKAEKLGMKATQYVREMVLKGSVKSRFTLEELDLMRKLAGIANNLNQIAKKANQAGYIMEAIEIMKIMSQIKSILNDR, translated from the coding sequence ATGGAAAACAGAGAGAGAAATAAACGAAAGCGAGGTCGTCCTGCGAAAGAAAAAACGAAACTATCCACTTCGATTAATCTCAAATTGACCGAGGCGGATTTCAATAGAATAAGGGAGAAAGCGGAAAAATTAGGTATGAAAGCCACACAATATGTTCGGGAAATGGTACTTAAAGGAAGTGTTAAATCTCGTTTTACGTTAGAAGAACTCGACTTAATGCGTAAGTTGGCAGGTATAGCAAACAACCTAAATCAGATTGCTAAAAAGGCAAATCAGGCCGGATATATTATGGAAGCAATTGAGATAATGAAGATTATGAGCCAAATCAAAAGTATATTGAATGATCGCTAA
- a CDS encoding helix-turn-helix domain-containing protein, with product MSNELITPENNERVKSFFLSLDRLASAMERLFVSRKPTLNGESFYTDEELSKKLKLSRRSLQDYRNEGRIPYIKLGGKILYRASDIEKLLEEGYRDSWK from the coding sequence ATGAGCAATGAGTTAATTACACCAGAGAACAATGAAAGGGTAAAATCTTTTTTTCTTTCATTGGATCGTCTTGCGTCGGCAATGGAACGCCTATTCGTCAGTCGCAAACCGACTTTGAACGGAGAGAGTTTCTATACAGACGAAGAGTTATCAAAGAAATTGAAATTAAGCCGGAGAAGTCTCCAAGACTACAGAAATGAAGGACGTATCCCTTATATCAAGTTGGGAGGAAAAATTTTGTATCGGGCTTCGGATATAGAGAAATTGCTGGAAGAAGGGTATCGGGATAGCTGGAAATAA
- a CDS encoding relaxase/mobilization nuclease domain-containing protein, with amino-acid sequence MIAKNIKGKSFKGCVRYVMNDTAQLLEVEGVVAGTSEEIIRSFVMQRSGRREVKQPVGHIPISFAPEDKERMTNDFMVQLVKEYMEEMGIRNTQYIIVRHHNTGNEHLHIVYNRINNDLKLISVNHDYKRNIKVCKKLKDKHGLTYGKGKERVKREKLKNPDKVKYHIYDTIKAVLSQCKDEKELQSLLLKSEIKTEFKLKRTTGEVEGLSFRYGDFSFKGSQVDRKFSYGNLKKVFQKNQSEEKKQVSQIEENRVIRGIEITLAQETVLRNGGWIYLENMNRNNGKGKFSSFVFLNDEKNKLFFSNEHPDTFVRYGKYEMRLRDKILVENGQVVKAKVKWYGIGSYAYPYLWKTNKTDSQYQEAWDDPRLSKFQMSEAKQKQPIVLNKNRGKKI; translated from the coding sequence ATGATCGCTAAGAATATCAAAGGGAAGTCATTCAAAGGCTGTGTTCGTTATGTGATGAACGATACCGCTCAATTGCTCGAAGTGGAAGGTGTAGTGGCAGGAACGTCTGAAGAAATTATTCGCAGTTTTGTCATGCAACGTTCCGGTAGGAGAGAAGTAAAGCAACCTGTCGGACACATCCCTATATCGTTTGCTCCTGAAGATAAGGAGCGGATGACGAATGATTTTATGGTACAATTGGTCAAAGAATATATGGAAGAAATGGGTATCCGCAATACCCAATATATTATTGTCCGCCATCATAATACCGGTAATGAGCATCTGCATATTGTGTACAACCGTATCAATAACGATCTAAAATTAATATCCGTCAATCATGATTATAAGCGCAATATCAAGGTCTGCAAAAAGCTCAAAGACAAGCATGGATTGACATACGGAAAGGGTAAGGAAAGAGTTAAGAGAGAGAAATTAAAGAATCCCGATAAGGTCAAATATCATATTTATGATACAATTAAAGCAGTTTTATCACAGTGTAAAGATGAAAAAGAACTCCAATCCTTACTTTTAAAATCGGAAATTAAGACAGAGTTTAAGTTGAAAAGAACAACGGGAGAAGTGGAAGGATTATCATTTCGTTACGGCGATTTTTCTTTCAAAGGTTCCCAAGTGGATAGGAAATTTAGTTACGGAAACCTCAAGAAAGTGTTTCAGAAGAATCAATCAGAAGAGAAAAAACAAGTATCTCAAATCGAAGAAAACCGTGTTATACGGGGAATCGAGATTACTCTCGCACAAGAAACAGTATTGAGAAATGGCGGATGGATTTATCTTGAAAACATGAATCGAAATAACGGAAAAGGTAAATTTTCCTCGTTTGTTTTTCTCAACGACGAAAAGAATAAACTCTTTTTCAGCAATGAACATCCCGATACATTTGTACGGTATGGGAAATACGAAATGCGTTTGAGAGACAAGATACTTGTGGAAAACGGTCAGGTTGTCAAAGCAAAAGTTAAATGGTATGGCATCGGGAGTTATGCTTATCCGTATCTTTGGAAAACAAATAAAACTGATTCTCAATATCAGGAAGCGTGGGATGATCCGAGATTGTCGAAATTCCAAATGAGCGAAGCTAAACAAAAACAGCCTATTGTCTTAAATAAGAATAGAGGGAAAAAGATATAG
- a CDS encoding DUF3408 domain-containing protein, giving the protein MPGSVKRRTPEDSDSSIKKLLPNDLMDSFGRDADDASGTNDSVYTNDTVNTTETDKTIETDEIMSSEPKVSTTPKVPTVPKRISSKHRKESLDEYRDTFLQVPKLDDRKPVFVSREVRDRLDEIVRKLGGRRLSVSGFVENLARHHLSAYHEDIEVWRKL; this is encoded by the coding sequence ATGCCAGGGAGCGTAAAACGGAGAACACCGGAAGATTCTGATTCCTCAATTAAAAAACTTCTTCCAAATGATTTGATGGATAGTTTCGGTAGAGATGCTGATGATGCAAGTGGTACAAACGATAGTGTTTATACTAACGATACTGTCAATACAACCGAAACTGATAAAACGATTGAAACTGATGAAATTATGTCTTCGGAACCAAAAGTATCTACCACACCAAAAGTTCCGACTGTGCCCAAGCGTATCAGTAGCAAGCATCGGAAAGAATCATTGGATGAATATCGTGACACCTTCTTGCAAGTTCCGAAGCTGGATGACCGTAAACCGGTCTTTGTCAGCCGTGAGGTGCGGGATCGGCTGGATGAGATCGTCCGTAAATTAGGCGGACGGCGATTGAGTGTGTCGGGCTTTGTAGAGAATTTAGCCCGTCATCACCTGAGCGCATACCATGAAGATATCGAGGTATGGCGAAAGTTGTAA
- a CDS encoding site-specific integrase: MNVIKSTFNLLFVIRRHRLLKNGEAPIYLRVTVNGEVADITTKRSIQAKMWDQRRESSSGKTVKDRELNHYLETLKMRMYQIHRTFEIDGRQITAKALRDSFYGRDENDKTIVDVYREHNKKCRALIGIDFTKSTVEKFDTSLSHLQEYMQHQYGKDDMLLSEINSQFVSDFDFYLKTVRKCQNNSSIKHLKNLKKIIRIALANDWMKKDPFFGIQFKHDETHVEFLTQEELERIMNKEFTLPRLALVRDVFVFCAFTGLAFIDVKNLTSEHLMKDNNGALWIRKPRQKTGNMSNIPVLSVTKGLIEKYANHPECVKKNVLLPVMSNQKLNAYLKEIADLCGIKKKLSTHVARHTAATVVFLANNVSMENVAKILGHSNTKMTQHYAKVLDQSIMRDMADVEKCFGGLSVEKGKE; this comes from the coding sequence ATGAATGTAATTAAATCAACGTTCAATTTGCTTTTTGTAATCAGAAGGCACAGGCTTCTTAAGAATGGAGAAGCCCCTATTTATTTACGTGTTACGGTAAACGGAGAGGTTGCCGATATTACCACTAAACGGAGTATTCAGGCCAAGATGTGGGATCAACGTCGGGAATCCAGTTCCGGAAAGACGGTAAAAGACCGAGAGTTGAATCACTATCTCGAAACGCTCAAAATGCGGATGTATCAAATCCACCGTACTTTTGAGATTGACGGCAGACAGATTACTGCGAAAGCTTTGCGTGATAGTTTCTATGGTCGGGATGAAAATGATAAAACCATTGTAGATGTTTATCGGGAGCATAACAAGAAATGCCGTGCATTGATCGGTATTGATTTTACCAAATCTACCGTCGAAAAATTTGACACCTCGTTATCTCATCTTCAGGAATACATGCAACACCAATATGGCAAAGATGATATGCTCTTATCGGAGATTAACAGTCAATTTGTAAGCGATTTCGATTTCTATCTGAAAACCGTTCGTAAGTGCCAGAATAATTCCAGTATCAAGCATTTGAAAAACTTGAAGAAAATCATCCGCATTGCTTTGGCAAACGACTGGATGAAAAAAGACCCTTTCTTTGGAATCCAATTCAAGCATGATGAAACCCATGTGGAATTTCTTACGCAGGAAGAATTGGAGCGGATTATGAATAAGGAGTTCACTCTGCCACGCCTCGCCCTTGTGAGGGATGTTTTCGTTTTTTGTGCTTTCACCGGTTTGGCATTTATAGATGTCAAGAATCTCACTTCGGAACATCTGATGAAAGATAACAATGGCGCATTATGGATTCGAAAGCCACGGCAGAAGACCGGTAACATGAGTAATATTCCGGTATTGTCTGTTACAAAGGGATTGATAGAGAAATATGCCAATCATCCTGAATGCGTGAAAAAGAATGTATTGCTCCCTGTCATGAGTAATCAAAAACTCAATGCCTATCTGAAAGAAATTGCCGACTTGTGCGGAATCAAGAAAAAACTAAGCACCCACGTAGCCCGACATACCGCAGCTACCGTTGTTTTCTTAGCCAATAATGTGTCGATGGAGAATGTTGCCAAGATACTCGGACATTCCAATACGAAAATGACCCAGCATTACGCCAAGGTTCTCGACCAGTCAATTATGCGGGATATGGCTGACGTGGAAAAATGCTTTGGTGGTTTATCAGTCGAAAAAGGAAAAGAATAA